Genomic segment of Vicia villosa cultivar HV-30 ecotype Madison, WI unplaced genomic scaffold, Vvil1.0 ctg.006807F_1_1, whole genome shotgun sequence:
ACATAATATTGAAAACTGTAAAGCGTTGAAGCATAAAGTCCAGGATTTGCTCGACTCCAAAGCCATCGAGTTTACTCCTACTCAAGGGCCTAATGTTGTTCAGAATCCTATGCCTCCCCATGGAACCCATGCGGCAAATGCTATTGAGGTTGTTGAAGACACTCACCTGGTTAAAGATGTGATCGAATTGGGTTCATTGCTGCCATTATTGAAGAAGGAATTGTTGAGGATGAGACTATACGCTGGTTGTGGAGAATTCTGTCCTAATTGCATGGTCACTTCATCAGTTTGTGATAAAGTGAAGAATGGTATTCAACAGTTGATAGATAGTGGGTATCTACAGTTTGAGCGTGTAAGACGGCCCGAGGTATTTGAGAATGAAATTAATGTGGCATCCATCCCTTACACTCCTGCCAAGATCCCAATTCCTGCCAGAGCACCTCCTTTGGTTATTACATCACCTGGTCCCGTTCCGTATACTAGTGAGAAAGCAATCCCATGGAATTATGGCGGAGAAGTTTTCTACCAAGGGGCCAAGTACGAGATTAAAACACCggttgagaaagaagatgttgataatgttgttggcATTGGAAGAATGACAAGAAGTGGTCGTATTTTCAATCCTCCCCAGAATACTCGCGATGACAATGCAGAAGCTCTAGCTCAAGCAAAAGGGAAAAGAGTGGTAGAAGATACGGTAGATCCGGGGCAAAGCTCTAACTCTGAAGATACTGTGGccaaagagatggaagagttcctaaAGATCATCAAGAAGAGTGAGTATAAAGTGGTTGACCAGCTGAGTCAAACTCAATCTAAGATCTCGATCTTACAGTTGCTCTTATGCTCCGAGACGCATCGAAATGCTTTATTGAGACTCCTAGGCACTGCCTTTGTCCCTCCTGAGATCTCAGTAAATCAGCTTGAAGGGGTTGTGTCTAATATCAATGCTGGAAACGGATTGGGATTCACTGATGCAGATTTGCCTTCTGAAGGTAGAAAACATAATAGAGCTTTGCACATATCTGTGGAGTGCAAGGGGACTATTTTATCTCGTGTTCTTGTTGATAATGGATCTTCTTTGAATGTGTTACCAAAGTCGTCTTTAATGAGGCTAGACTATTCTGGTGTTGAGATAAGGCCGAGCGAATTAACTGTGAGAGCCTTTGATGGCTCAAAGAGGTCGGTGTTTGGGGAGGTTGATTTACCAGTGATGATAGGTCCTCAACTCTTCACTATTACTTTCTTTGTGATGGATATCCACCCGGCCTACAGTTGTCTCCTGGGGCGtccatggatccatgctgctggggccgtgACTTCCACATTGCATCAGAAACTCAAATTCGCCACTCAAGGGAAGATAGTCACAATATGTGGGGAGGAAGAGCATGTGGTAAGCCATCTTGCGTCTTTCAAATATATTGATGTGGAAGGGGAGGTCCACGAAACACCTTGTCAAGCGTTTGAGGCTGTCCAGACTATCAAGATCCCttatgttgaaaagaagaagttgGAGGCTCCTATGTCTTCACTAAAGGAAGCCAAAGCTGTGGTTGAATCTGGTCATCCTGAAGGATGGGGCCGAGTCTTGGATCTACCAATCAAGCAGGATAAGTGTGGGATTGGATATCAGTTGGGGCAGAGTTCTTCTGATGGGTCCTTCAAGAAGCCCGGAACCTTCGTTCCAATCAAGTTCTCTAGTGCTGGCATCGTCAAGGATCATGTTTGCGCTGCTGATGATGATGTGgatagtgattatgacattgaagaatggatcaagccgtgtgtcccgggacagaagcttctcaactggtcatctgaagacatcatctcaattgctcttgatcaaaagtaatactgtttgtttttgtttatcatgcaataattcctgtgtcctgcccaagacacagTGAACATATGTAGGGCCTCATGTGttgtttttcaatgttaaaatcattaataaaaggacgtttttgcattcaaatattttgttccctgtctttcgtttttacttttatatttataattaatcaaaaaaaatggcaacgtttcttattcatcatcatccctccattctaaaataaagcataaatcataatcCATGCAGATCCACTTCTCCTCCAGATTCTATTGACAACGATCTTGCTATGCCTCGTCATGACTTTGACAACCCTATCTACaccgctgaagaaggggatgaagaagattgtgaattgcccgatgagttggccagattgttgaaacaagaagagaaagtgatcgaGCCACATCAAGAGCCTATTGAGACGGTGAATCTTGGCACCGAAGAGATGAGAAGGGAGGTTAAAATAGGGGCTTCTTTGAACGAGGGTGTGAAAGAAAAGTTGATTGGAATGTTGAAGGAGTATTCTGATATCTTCGcgtggtcttacgaagatatgcctggattaGATACTGACATTGTGGTGCACAGGCTACCCCTTAAAGAAAATTCTCCGCCCGTCAAACAGAAACTCAGAAGAACACGTCCggatatgtccaagaaaatccaagaagaggttcagaagcagtttgatgcaggttttcttgctgtaacagtttatccaccatgggtcgccaacattgtacctgtacctaagaaagatgggaaGGTACGAATGTGTGTCGACTATCGAGATCTGAATAGAGCGAGCCCGAAAGATGATTTCCcgcttcctcacattgatgtattggtagataatactgctcagttctcagttttctccttcatggacggtttttctggttacaatcaaataaagatggcgcccgaagacatggaaaagacaacattcattacgccttggggcaccttttgttacaaggtcatgccgtttgggttaaagaatgctggggcaacctatcaaagagccatggtgactttgtttcacgacatgattcataaagagattgaggtctatgtggacgacatgattgcaaagtcccatACTGAAGAAGAGCACCTGGTTCATctgaagaaattgtttgaaaggtTAAGAAAGTTCAGGTTAAGGTTGAATCCCAATAAGTGCACCTTCGGAGTGAGATCAGGAAAGTTGCTTGGTTTCATTGTAAGTGAAAGGGGTATCGAGGTCGATCCCGccaaggtaaaagctatacaagagatgcctgagccgagaactgaGAAACAGGTTCGTGGATTCTTGGGAAGGTTAAATTATATtgcaaggttcatctcacacctTACCGCCACGTGTGAACCTATCTTCAAGTTATTGAGAAAGAACCAGGCAATAAAGTGGGATGACAATTGTCAAAAGGCATTTGATAAGGTTAAAGAGTATTTGCAAGAGCCTCCAATCCTCATGCCTCCAGTGGAAGGtagacctttgattatgtacctgacggtcctcgagaattcaatggggtgtgtgctgggtcagcatgacgagtccggtcgaaaagagcacgcaatttattaccttagcaaaaagtttaccgattgtgaatcaagatactcactactcgagaaaacttgctgtgctttggcatgggctgctcgccgactgagacagtatatgttgactcacaccactttattgatttcaaagatggacccaatcaaatatatatttgagaaaccGGCATTGACAGggaggattgcccgttggcaaatgatcttgacagaatatgacatccaatacactaCTCAGAAGGCCATTAAAAGTAGTGTGATTGCTGATTATCTTGCACATCAACCTGTGGACGATTACCAGTCTATgtactttgagtttcctgatgaagatataatgtgcgTGGCAGAAACTTCCAAAAGTCAAGATCAagaggaaggacctgaaccaggggcgcgatggacgctcgtgttcgatggtgcctctaatgcattgGGTAATGGTATAGGGGCTGTGCTTACTTCTCcaacaggttttcatattccatttacggccaggatttgttttgattgtactaATAATGTGGCTGAATACGAGGCTTGCATATATGGTATTGAGGCGGCCATTGATTTGAGGATTAAAAATCTTGCAGTTTATGGAGATTCCGCTTTGGTGATTAGCCAGATTAGCGGAGATTGGGAAACACGCCACCCCAATTTGATTCCTTATAGAGAACATGTTGTGAAACTGGCTCAATATTTCGATGAGATCACTTTTGATCATATCCCTCGAGAGGAAAACCATTTGGCTGATGCTTTGGCCACTttagcatccatgttcaaagtcaaatggGACAATGAAGCGCCGTCAATTGTGATCAAAAGGTTGGATGAGCCTGCATTCTGTGGTGTCATTGATAATGTGCCTgatgagaaaccatggttttatgacattaagaAATTTCTGGAAACCCAAGAGTATCCTGAGGGTGCTTCCCTCACAGATAGGAAAACTCTGAAGAGACTATCTGCCAAGTTCTTCATTGCCGGAGGTGTGTTATACAAGAGGAACTTTGATTCTGTGTTGcttagatgcgtggatagacacgaagcagcaaaGATCATGCAAGAGGTACACGAAGGATCCTTTGGTACACATGCAAGTGGGCACACCATGGCTAGAAAAatattgagagcaggttattattggtcgacCTTGGAACATGATTGTTTCAACCATGTGGTGGTATGTTACAAATGTCAAGTATATGCAGATAGGGTTCACGTACCTCCAGTTCCTCTGAATGTCTTGACATCTCCTTGGccatttgctatgtggggcatcgatatgattggggaaattaagcccaccgcctctaatggacatcgtttcatcctcgttgctattgactacttcaccaagtgggttgaagctgcgtcttatgcaaatgtctccaagcaagtagtgactcgcttcatcaagcaccACATAATTTGTCGTTATGGGGTTCCTGAGAGAATTATCGCTGATAATGGATCCAACCTCAATAATAAGATGATGAAGGAACTATGCGAGGACTTCAAGATCACGCATCATAACTCCTCCCCgtacaggccaaagatgaatggcgcagttgaagcagccaataagaacatcaagaagattgtgcaaaagatggtggtcacttataaggattggcatgagatgttgcccttTGCTCTACATGGTTATCGTACTTCGGTGCGTACTTccacaggggcaactcctttctcgttggtatatggcatggaagcgattCTTCCGGTGGAGGTTGAAATCCCTTCATTAAGGGTATTAACAGATGTGAAGCTCAGTGAAGCCGATTGGGTTCAGACCAGATTTGACCaattgaacctcattgatgaaaagaggctAGCGGCCATATGCCATGGGCAagcctatcaaaagaagatgaagagagccttcgacaagaagatccgacctcgacactttcaggttggtgaccttgtgcttaagaagatcctgcctattcacaacgatcctaggggaaagtggactccgaattacgaagggccttatgtcgtaaagaaagtcttctcaggtggcgccatgatcctctcaactatggatggcgaagacttcccacttcccgtgaatgccgacgcagttaaaaaatacttcgcataaacctgatcaaaaaataaaaataaaagaaaaggaaaagatcaggaaaaagaatgaaaaagaaataaagtatacccgctaagttgaaaacccgaaagggcgacttaggcaaaaaaggggtcctggtggattgaaaacccgaaagggcggtccaggcaaaagagggACAAAAAGCGAATGACTGCGTCGTGCATTAGATCTTCAAGCATAATTAGTCACCATAATTGGAGGGCTCACAAGGGCAAAGGATCAATCCATTCATCCATTTCGGAAAGCAAAGCAGAAGGAACATCGAAGATCTGCAAGGCATAGCAAGATTGGAACCCAATGGAATCTTTTCTTACGTTGCCATGTTTGTAAAttctatttgttttcttttttggtgGCCACCTCCTTAAGGGGCCGCTTCCTGGTGTACCCGCCTATGTTAGGCATttcttttcattaataaaaagatattCTACTCAAAATTCCTACATTGTTttatttttactgttttgtttacaAAAGCGTCCAATTATTTTGGTAAGCATTGCATTTCTAACATCGAAGTCCTACAAAAGGAACATGAGCTAAAACAAATAGAATTGCTTAAAGATTTTGAGTACTTGGGATGATGGACGAGGTAGAACCATCATGCCTGGGGCATATTTGCTTGATTTGTCTTGCAGGAACCTCCGATCATTCAGCATAGTCAGATGCCAGTATCCACGCTTCAAGAACCCAGAGGTCTCCTTTCCTTCAAGTACCAGAGTTTATTTCTCTGGAGACAAGGCTCAAATGCTCCGCAGTGTTGATTAGATTCCCTTATCCTTCGACAAAGATGTGGAAGTTCAAAAAGGGGAGGTGCAATCTTCAAAGTCTCCAAACAAGATGACGATATGGCCCCTCTGGTGTAAGTTCCCCCCTACAGAAGTAACATACTGGGGGTCGTCCAAGAAACCATCTGGTGGCCTCACAAAGTCAAGAAGTCAAAAAGAATCCCCACAGAGTTCATCAGATAAAAGACTTTCTCCGGTGTTCACacgaatgcctttatttggcactttgcatatagtaatcattgcattcacactgcatcctcaaaagcgtagcattcccatgaatatggagcattacgtaaAGAAAGTTCAagcatgcatcaatgcataagccaagtttgtacgTGCTCTAAAAGgcacaagataatatattcccaaaagaagtctcactcTAGTGGGGATTGGATACAAAGTCATTCTGCACAAAGATCATTATCTCTTTGGTGATTTCCCGTTTGCTGAGTTCAATCGTTTAGATAACTCATACTTTGTATGGCAATccgaatgattgtcactcttgtacaATTACATCCCGCCTTTCGGCCTGAAGGAACCTTGTAGTTCTTGTGTTTcgccaagtccaatgattattggcataccctTCTAGatctcgagtcacccttcggctgtgtctctttttttgaagtctaactgaggttagcaaactaggatcggattcccattcggctggtttcatcctttatcgagtcacccttcggccgTGTCttttttttgaagtctaactgaggttagcaaactaggatcggattccccttcggctggtttcatcctttatcgagtcacccttcggctgtgtctcttttttttgaagtctaactgaggttagcaaactaggatcggattccccttcggctggtttcatcctttatcgagtcacccttcggctgtgtctctttttttgaagtctaactgaggttagcaaattaggatcggattccccttcggctggtttcatcctttatcgagtcacccttcggctgtgtctcttttggaagtctaactgaggttagcaaccgGTGTAAGGTCCACCTTCGGCTGGTATCCTTTGATAACATTCAACACTCTTTGATTTACcgcagaatgcaaattttgatggtactttcgggtattcaatccacttacacctctcatgtccagaacttgtgCCGTTCGTACATtcgggttcaagaagattgaataggggcagctgttgcaccccaaaatttgcccacttatttattctcCAATCGGTCCTCACttcacattcatgtacataccgcatgtaggtcattcatctaacacattcatccatatcacagttactgcccaagaaaattgacaaaaagaggccgaggttggggaaattcttggttaagaagaatcagatctgaggccttattgaagaggatcatccccattggcatactcctaaaatcagggtttcattctcTCCGAGTCAAAGCTCTGGTTGAAAGATACAAATTTCAGGTTCATCAGGGTTTTCAAATTGAGGTTTTGACCAAagccaaccctgttgactttttggtcaaaatttaatcagaagGTCATTTTTGAGTATGAAATCCTGGGTGTATTGAGGAAGTATTCATTTAATTCTCATTGAGTTGAAGAATGATTTGAAATTGGATCAGAGGCGgtttaatcgggaaattcacctGAAACTGGAAAAAAAtcaggaaatgttgacttttggccaaagtcaaagtcaactgtcgaatgtggacttttggtggaaaatcggttaaagaaaagtcaacaaaataaaataaaatcaagaaattgtTAAAGTTGCCATTTTTGGAAGCTATACTAAAAAAGGAAAATTCtcacacttagaaaatattttgacacTTTAAAGCATGATgatcagtccacttcagcaccaatTTACACGTGGCATATGGAATAATttcaagacaagctcaacataGAAAATGTTCATCTCATGGCATATTACAAGTTTGTAGTTGGAATTATTTTCAAAGGATgcttggatcaaaagttatggaagTCTAAAGTTGAACATTTTCATTGGAACACAAGCCAAGTTGCCAGGCAGAAATTCTGGGCACGCGTAAGCATTATGTCAAACACATGGTATGCCATATTGGAAACAGTTTCTTGAGCTCCATgaatgtgctatgaatgcaagctTGGTCCCATTCTAATCTCCTCCATGTCTTCTACCCAATAAGCCAAGGATAAAGTCAATTGAGTGAGCAAAGAGTCATTTATGAGTCCCCAAAGTTGTGCC
This window contains:
- the LOC131643057 gene encoding uncharacterized protein LOC131643057 → MDQLRDDLIQMRTQVTAQMAQFMEVMQNMADRQEELRIRMDTVAQVVADPPQRNPADIRVNGESVIGGPGVIPPAANQGNPYGPPQPIPEGQATQQIRRAAAIPVLEEDRHEDLFPESELGFPHDAGRLFRGLEERMRAMEGQGLGMDINDLGLVPGVRVPPKFKVPDFEKYKGNTCPKTHVRAYYRKMHVYSEDEGLLMHFFQDSLTGASLEWYMRLERTHIRSWRDLVDAFIKQYQYNVDMAPNRTQLQNLSQKANESFKEYAQKWRELAARVQPPMLEREMMDLFTNTLEGQYYSACSASSSFAELVMIGERIESGIKAGRIQNPSAASSSSGAGGKKPYNGFAKKREGETSAAYYGSGRNQAHQQVAAVTIPNAPFQHQQQGYQPRQYQQRPKLPERAFDPIPMTYAQVLPYLLDLNLVQLRTLATPAKLPPNWDANARCEFHSGSPGHNIENCKALKHKVQDLLDSKAIEFTPTQGPNVVQNPMPPHGTHAANAIEVVEDTHLVKDVIELGSLLPLLKKELLRMRLYAGCGEFCPNCMVTSSVCDKVKNGIQQLIDSGYLQFERVRRPEVFENEINVASIPYTPAKIPIPARAPPLVITSPGPVPYTSEKAIPWNYGGEVFYQGAKYEIKTPVEKEDVDNVVGIGRMTRSGRIFNPPQNTRDDNAEALAQAKGKRVVEDTVDPGQSSNSEDTVAKEMEEFLKIIKKSEYKVVDQLSQTQSKISILQLLLCSETHRNALLRLLGTAFVPPEISVNQLEGVVSNINAGNGLGFTDADLPSEGRKHNRALHISVECKGTILSRVLVDNGSSLNVLPKSSLMRLDYSGVEIRPSELTVRAFDGSKRSVFGEVDLPVMIGPQLFTITFFVMDIHPAYSCLLGRPWIHAAGAVTSTLHQKLKFATQGKIVTICGEEEHVVSHLASFKYIDVEGEVHETPCQAFEAVQTIKIPYVEKKKLEAPMSSLKEAKAVVESGHPEGWGRVLDLPIKQDKCGIGYQLGQSSSDGSFKKPGTFVPIKFSSAGIVKDHVCAADDDVDRKLLGFIVSERGIEVDPAKVKAIQEMPEPRTEKQVRGFLGRLNYIARFISHLTATCEPIFKLLRKNQAIKWDDNCQKAFDKVKEYLQEPPILMPPVEEYDIQYTTQKAIKSSVIADYLAHQPVDDYQSMYFEFPDEDIMICFDCTNNVAEYEACIYGIEAAIDLRIKNLAVYGDSALVISQISGDWETRHPNLIPYREHVVKLAQYFDEITFDHIPREENHLADALATLASMFKVKWDNEAPSIVIKRLDEPAFCGVIDNVPDEKPWFYDIKKFLETQEYPEGASLTDRKTLKRLSAKFFIAGGVLYKRNFDSVLLRCVDRHEAAKIMQEVHEGSFGTHASGHTMARKILRAGATPFSLVYGMEAILPVEVEIPSLRVLTDVKLSEADWVQTRFDQLNLIDEKRLAAICHG